The stretch of DNA AACTATAGGGGTGACGACAGTTGCCCCTATGTTTTTGTGCTTCAGTATTAGAAATCAGGTTAGCTATTATAGGGATGAACCTTGTTGCAACACCACAATGAGCATCAATCTCACCTCTGACCAAGAACAATTTATTCAAACTCAACTAGAATCTGGAAAATATCAAACCCCTGAACAAGTCATCTCAACTGCGTTGCGCCTACTGGATGAATGGCAAAGGGCTGAGGCAGAATGGGCTAAAGATGTGGCAGCTAAAATCGATGCGGCTGTATCCACCTCTGAAGAAAATCCTCCCCTTGATGGTGAAACTTTTATCAATGAGATTTTAGAACGGTTTAAGCCAACCCATTAGGATACAACGATGCTGCTTGCTAGTTACCAGGAGCGTCGCACAAGTCGCTCACTGGATCAAACTGCATTGTTGGATAGTGTATATTTATAATCTATAGAAGGATTTTAATGGCAACAGCGCAATGGACTATTCCCGACTGGTAAAACTCAGCCAAGAACTGTTAACCAGAACTGCCCTTCTGAGCTTAAGCTATTCGGCTCTAGTAAGGAGAAGTAATATCAATGACCGTTTTTTATGTTTGTCTCACAGAGCAGTGTAGAATTGATGCTACTAAGTATGGTGTCATTCAAGATATTGAAAAGTTTGCTGAAAAGCTAAAAAAAGACCAAAGTACGAGAGGACTTGATCGATTTCCAAAACCCTATTGGAAGAAATCAATGGCAAGAGGTCGTATTGTTATTGAAGAGTATCCTCTGAGTGAAGACAAGATCATCCTCGGCCTGTCCCGATTTTTCATGCGAGGGTCTG from Planktothrix sp. FACHB-1365 encodes:
- a CDS encoding type II toxin-antitoxin system ParD family antitoxin, yielding MSINLTSDQEQFIQTQLESGKYQTPEQVISTALRLLDEWQRAEAEWAKDVAAKIDAAVSTSEENPPLDGETFINEILERFKPTH